Proteins encoded by one window of Antechinus flavipes isolate AdamAnt ecotype Samford, QLD, Australia chromosome 4, AdamAnt_v2, whole genome shotgun sequence:
- the MDH2 gene encoding malate dehydrogenase, mitochondrial, with protein MLSSFARPVGTALRRGLSTSAQNNAKVAVLGASGGIGQPLSLLLKNSPLVSRLTLYDIAHTPGVAADLSHIETRANVKGYMGPEQLPDCLKGCDVVVIPAGVPRKPGMTRDDLFNTNATIVATLAAACAKHCPEAMICIIANPVNSTIPITSEVFKKQGVYNPNKIFGVTTLDIVRANTFVAELKGLDPARVNVPVIGGHAGKTIIPLISQCTPKVEFPEDQLKTLTGRIQEAGTEVVKAKAGAGSATLSMAYAGARFVFSVVDAMNGKEGVVECSFVRSEETECSYFSTPLLLGKKGIEKNLGIGKLSPFEQKMVAEAIPELKASIKKGEDFVKSMK; from the exons AATAATGCAAAAGTTGCTGTGCTAGGTGCTTCCGGAGGAATCGGACAGCCCCTTTCGCTGCTCCTGAAGAATAGCCCTTTGGTGAGCCGGTTAACGCTCTACGACATTGCTCATACCCCGGGTGTAGCAGCTGATTTGAGCCACATTGAGACCAGAGCAAATGTAAAAG GTTACATGGGACCCGAGCAGCTGCCAGATTGTTTGAAAGGCTGTGACGTTGTTGTGATTCCTGCCGGAGTCCCCAGAAAGCCAG GAATGACTCGTGACGACCTTTTCAACACCAATGCTACAATCGTAGCTACTCTGGCTGCTGCCTGTGCCAAGCATTGCCCAGAAGCCATGATCTGTATTATTGCGAACCCG GTCAATTCTACCATCCCGATCACATCTGAAGTTTTTAAGAAACAAGGCGTGTACAACCCCAACAAAATCTTTGGGGTCACAACCCTGGATATCGTCAGAGCAAATACTTTTGTGGCAGAACTGAAG GGCCTAGATCCAGCTCGAGTCAACGTCCCCGTCATCGGAGGCCATGCCGGGAAGACCATCATCCCCCTGATCTCTCAG TGTACACCCAAGGTGGAGTTTCCTGAGGATCAGCTGAAAACCCTGACGGGAAGGATCCAGGAGGCTGGGACGGAGGTCGTCAAAGCCAAAGCCGGAGCAG GTTCTGCTACCCTGTCAATGGCCTATGCCGGCGCCAGATTTGTGTTCTCTGTTGTGGATGCAATGAATGGGAAGGAGGGAGTCGTGGAGTGCTCTTTTGTCAGATCAGAAGAGACAGAGTGCTCCTACTTTTCCACGCCCTTGCTGCTCGGG aAAAAAGGCATCGAGAAGAACCTGGGCATCGGCAAGCTCTCCCCTTTTGAGCAGAAGATGGTTGCTGAGGCTATTCCCGAGCTGAAGGCTTCCATCAAGAAAGGAGAGGATTTTGTGAAGAGTATGAAGTGA